A part of Geothrix oryzae genomic DNA contains:
- a CDS encoding DUF2252 domain-containing protein yields MPMPPPRPSLADRRTAGKALRDRLKRTDQGYWLAAGDRPDLIPRLKAANELRLPDLLPLKWGRMSASPFAFFRGSVALMAGDIAPGPTTGMTVQMCGDAHLLNLGAYAAPDGHLVFDLNDFDESMPGPWEWDLKRLCASAVLGGREAGQSEAEVGEAVKGLVRAYREHMTRFSEMKGLELARFEVTPQGGGGVLKEVLAKARRDTPDKLLAKATMDDGQGGRRLQIRPPLTRPLDPAEQEGVWEGLQAYRETVLPGRRQVLEGYAPVDAVFRVVGTGSIGQRSLLVLCLGRDSEDPLFLQLKSEEPSAWAPHLRETPPSPHQGQRVALGQHRSQTWVDPLLGWTRFGGQDFLVRQWSDHKAGIDGAALGGPALEDYAALCGGILAKAHARTGDAVMLSGYLGDADKLDESLAAFAKAYADQVTLDYKRFRNAIQAGDLQAVTEI; encoded by the coding sequence ATGCCGATGCCGCCGCCCCGCCCCTCCCTCGCCGACCGCCGTACCGCCGGCAAGGCGCTGCGGGATCGACTGAAGCGAACGGACCAGGGGTACTGGCTGGCAGCCGGTGACCGGCCAGACCTGATCCCCCGGCTGAAGGCCGCCAATGAACTGCGCCTTCCGGACCTCCTGCCCCTCAAGTGGGGACGGATGTCGGCATCTCCCTTCGCCTTCTTCCGGGGTTCGGTCGCGTTGATGGCCGGGGACATCGCCCCCGGACCCACCACCGGGATGACGGTCCAGATGTGCGGGGATGCCCACCTGCTGAATCTGGGGGCCTATGCCGCCCCAGACGGGCACCTGGTCTTCGACCTCAATGACTTTGACGAATCCATGCCCGGTCCCTGGGAATGGGATCTGAAGCGGCTTTGTGCCAGCGCTGTGCTGGGCGGCCGGGAGGCGGGCCAGTCCGAGGCGGAGGTCGGCGAGGCGGTCAAGGGGCTGGTGCGGGCCTACCGCGAGCACATGACCCGATTCTCCGAGATGAAGGGACTGGAGCTGGCCCGCTTTGAAGTGACTCCCCAGGGCGGCGGAGGCGTCCTGAAGGAGGTCCTGGCGAAGGCCAGGCGGGACACGCCCGACAAGCTCCTGGCCAAAGCCACGATGGATGACGGCCAGGGCGGCAGGCGGCTCCAGATCCGGCCCCCCCTGACCCGCCCGCTCGATCCGGCGGAACAGGAAGGGGTGTGGGAGGGGCTGCAGGCCTATCGGGAGACTGTGCTTCCCGGGCGCCGGCAGGTGCTGGAAGGCTACGCGCCGGTGGACGCGGTCTTCAGGGTGGTGGGCACCGGCAGCATCGGTCAGAGGAGCCTGCTGGTGCTCTGTCTGGGCCGCGACTCGGAGGACCCGCTCTTCCTCCAGCTCAAATCGGAAGAGCCTTCCGCCTGGGCCCCGCACCTGCGGGAGACGCCCCCCAGTCCCCATCAGGGACAGCGGGTCGCGCTGGGCCAACATCGCTCACAGACCTGGGTGGATCCCTTGCTCGGCTGGACCCGGTTCGGGGGCCAGGATTTCCTGGTGCGGCAATGGTCCGACCACAAGGCGGGCATCGATGGGGCTGCGCTGGGGGGGCCGGCGCTCGAGGACTACGCGGCCCTCTGCGGCGGCATCCTGGCCAAAGCTCACGCCCGGACCGGGGACGCGGTCATGCTCTCGGGCTATCTGGGCGATGCCGACAAGCTGGATGAGTCCCTGGCCGCCTTCGCCAAGGCCTATGCGGATCAAGTCACCCTGGACTACAAGCGGTTCAGGAACGCCATCCAGGCCGGGGATCTGCAGGCCGTCACGGAAATCTAG
- a CDS encoding OmpP1/FadL family transporter, with protein MTHRSRLTLTALTLIAAGAFAPQAQASGFQLREQSPSAQGNAFAGISAGGNDISALFFNPATMTQFDGWQFSLGGTYVGLDVKLQDLSASRTPALLALGFQTAPVTGTSLGPISGASSHGNSGISAVLPEFNIMYSVSKDLKVGLSVNVPFGLTTEYDANWAGRYHGLKSDLKTIDVAPSLAYRVNDQFSFGVAFVARKADAELTNAVDYGTALALKVGSGLAAAGLSTVSPGPGQNSPVANIAMGAPSAVFGTPGYAIPGAWDGKAGLKGDGWGYGWKAGFTWQPTKEFRLGGAYSAAMTMTLKGDASFEFPGNLPPTDLAALNGAGLKNGGGQADLALPATASLGFDWKATSAFSLQGEVAQSTWSRFKELRVKFNTGAPDSITDENWKDTWFYSLGGTYKVNQDWTLRGGVGFDQGAVDDNHRTPRIPDNDRKWLSLGATYTVSKKVAIDVGYTHLFIGDAKINLTAAGDNTTRGSLTGTMKATIEILGAQVRYSF; from the coding sequence ATGACCCACCGCTCACGCCTCACCCTCACGGCTTTGACCCTCATCGCCGCCGGCGCCTTCGCTCCCCAGGCCCAGGCTTCCGGCTTCCAGCTCCGCGAGCAGAGCCCGAGCGCTCAGGGCAACGCCTTCGCGGGCATCAGCGCGGGGGGCAACGACATCAGCGCCCTCTTCTTCAACCCCGCGACGATGACCCAGTTCGACGGCTGGCAGTTTTCGCTGGGCGGCACCTATGTCGGGCTGGATGTGAAGCTGCAGGACCTCTCGGCCAGCCGCACGCCGGCCCTGCTTGCCCTGGGCTTCCAGACGGCCCCGGTCACGGGCACCAGCCTGGGTCCGATCTCGGGTGCCTCCAGCCACGGGAACTCCGGAATCTCGGCCGTCCTGCCTGAGTTCAACATCATGTACAGCGTCAGCAAGGACCTGAAGGTGGGGCTCTCCGTGAATGTGCCCTTCGGTCTCACCACCGAGTACGACGCCAATTGGGCCGGCCGCTACCACGGCCTGAAGTCCGACCTGAAGACTATCGATGTCGCGCCGAGCCTGGCCTACCGGGTGAATGACCAGTTCTCCTTCGGCGTGGCCTTCGTGGCCCGCAAGGCCGATGCGGAGCTGACCAACGCCGTGGATTACGGCACGGCCCTCGCGCTGAAGGTGGGGTCCGGCCTGGCGGCGGCGGGCCTGTCCACCGTGTCTCCCGGTCCCGGCCAGAACAGCCCCGTGGCGAACATCGCCATGGGCGCTCCCAGCGCGGTCTTCGGGACGCCGGGCTACGCCATCCCCGGCGCCTGGGACGGCAAGGCCGGTCTGAAGGGCGATGGCTGGGGCTACGGCTGGAAGGCCGGCTTCACCTGGCAGCCGACCAAGGAATTCCGCCTGGGCGGTGCCTACTCCGCCGCCATGACCATGACGCTCAAGGGGGACGCCTCCTTCGAGTTCCCCGGCAACCTACCCCCCACGGACCTGGCGGCCCTGAACGGTGCCGGCCTCAAGAATGGCGGCGGGCAGGCTGACCTCGCCCTCCCCGCCACGGCCTCGCTGGGCTTCGACTGGAAGGCGACCTCCGCGTTCTCCCTGCAGGGCGAAGTGGCTCAGAGCACCTGGTCCCGCTTCAAGGAGCTCCGCGTGAAGTTCAACACCGGAGCCCCGGATTCCATCACGGACGAGAACTGGAAGGACACCTGGTTTTACTCCCTGGGCGGCACCTACAAGGTCAACCAGGACTGGACGCTCCGCGGTGGTGTGGGCTTTGATCAGGGCGCCGTGGACGACAACCACCGCACCCCCCGCATCCCCGACAACGACCGCAAGTGGCTCTCCCTCGGCGCGACCTACACCGTCTCCAAGAAGGTGGCCATCGATGTCGGCTACACCCACCTGTTCATCGGCGACGCCAAGATCAATCTGACCGCGGCGGGCGACAACACGACCCGGGGCAGCCTCACCGGCACCATGAAGGCCACCATCGAGATCCTGGGCGCCCAGGTTCGGTACTCCTTCTAG
- the trpA gene encoding tryptophan synthase subunit alpha translates to MNLNPLLPFLMAGDPSLEALPAMLSEARSLGIEALELGLPHSDPIADGPVLQAAAQRAIARGATPLRVLQSLAGITESPDLILFTYLNPLFQLGADRLKALLAPTPVKALLVVDLPFGEEPEFEADLRAAGYPMVPLLAPTTTLARARQVLSERPDPGPSAPFAQRFAYVVARLGVTGTGQGTDLAPVRERLAYLRAATSRPLAVGFGLSDPASLAAVRDMDATPVIGSALVQALAAGKSLSQALAGGLR, encoded by the coding sequence ATGAACCTGAACCCGCTGCTCCCTTTCCTGATGGCCGGTGATCCCAGCCTTGAAGCGCTGCCCGCTATGCTTTCTGAGGCCAGATCCCTCGGCATCGAGGCCCTCGAGCTGGGGCTGCCGCACTCGGATCCCATCGCGGACGGCCCCGTGCTCCAAGCCGCGGCCCAGCGCGCCATCGCCCGGGGCGCCACGCCCCTCCGGGTGCTCCAATCCCTCGCGGGAATCACGGAAAGTCCGGACCTCATCCTCTTCACCTACCTGAATCCCCTGTTCCAGCTCGGCGCGGATCGGCTGAAGGCGCTGCTGGCGCCCACGCCGGTGAAAGCGCTGCTGGTGGTGGACCTGCCTTTTGGAGAGGAACCCGAATTCGAAGCGGATCTGCGTGCCGCGGGCTATCCGATGGTGCCGCTGCTGGCGCCCACCACGACCCTGGCCCGGGCCCGGCAGGTGCTGTCGGAACGGCCGGACCCCGGCCCCTCCGCACCCTTCGCCCAGCGGTTCGCCTATGTGGTGGCTCGCCTGGGCGTCACGGGGACGGGGCAGGGCACCGACCTGGCCCCCGTGCGCGAGCGGCTGGCCTACCTGCGCGCGGCCACGAGTCGACCTCTGGCGGTGGGCTTCGGCCTCTCCGATCCCGCCAGCCTGGCGGCGGTGCGGGACATGGACGCCACGCCCGTCATCGGCTCGGCGCTCGTGCAGGCTCTCGCCGCGGGCAAGTCCCTGTCGCAGGCCCTCGCCGGCGGACTCCGTTGA
- the trpB gene encoding tryptophan synthase subunit beta codes for MTTGFELPTRFGTQALGGCYAPETLMQPLLDLEAAFLAASHDPAFLAELKVELRHFVGRPTPLTAAPRLAGKLGLKALFLKREDLTHTGAHKINNALAQALLARRMGKTEIIAETGAGQHGVATAAACARLGLSCTVYMGVTDMARQAPNVARMRLFGTQVVPVEAGQGTLKEAVNEALRAWAGRCDRAHYILGSALGPHPFPTLVRSFQTVIGEEARVQVLEQYGHLPEVVLACAGGGSNGLGLLVPFLGDDLRRVAVEAGGHGLALGEHAARLDGGRMGVLHGCKTLLLQDEHGHTAETASISAGLDYPALGPELAALALDGQVEVRRASDDEALAGARLLCEREGILPALESSHALALLPALAAEGAATILLGLSGRGDKDLSTYQSRLGI; via the coding sequence ATGACCACCGGATTCGAACTCCCCACGCGGTTCGGGACGCAGGCCCTCGGCGGCTGCTACGCGCCGGAAACGCTCATGCAGCCCTTGCTCGACCTGGAGGCGGCCTTTCTCGCGGCCTCCCACGATCCGGCCTTCCTCGCCGAGCTGAAGGTGGAGCTGCGCCACTTCGTGGGCCGGCCCACGCCGCTCACGGCTGCGCCGCGCCTGGCCGGGAAGCTGGGCCTGAAAGCACTCTTCCTCAAGCGCGAGGACCTCACCCACACGGGCGCGCACAAGATCAACAACGCCCTGGCCCAGGCCCTCCTGGCGCGGCGCATGGGCAAGACGGAGATCATCGCGGAGACCGGCGCGGGTCAGCACGGCGTGGCCACGGCGGCGGCCTGCGCCCGCCTGGGATTGTCCTGCACCGTCTACATGGGCGTCACTGACATGGCCCGCCAGGCGCCGAATGTGGCGCGGATGCGGCTCTTCGGCACGCAGGTCGTGCCCGTGGAAGCCGGGCAGGGCACGCTCAAGGAGGCGGTGAACGAGGCCCTGCGGGCCTGGGCCGGCCGCTGCGACCGCGCCCACTACATCTTGGGGTCCGCGCTGGGGCCCCATCCGTTCCCGACCCTGGTGCGCAGCTTCCAGACGGTGATTGGCGAGGAAGCCCGGGTGCAGGTGCTGGAGCAATACGGGCATTTGCCCGAGGTCGTCCTCGCCTGCGCCGGCGGTGGCAGCAACGGCCTGGGTTTGCTGGTGCCTTTCCTGGGCGACGACCTGCGCCGAGTGGCCGTCGAGGCCGGGGGGCATGGCCTGGCGCTGGGCGAGCACGCGGCCCGGCTGGACGGAGGCCGCATGGGTGTCCTGCATGGCTGCAAGACCCTGCTGCTCCAGGACGAGCACGGCCACACGGCGGAAACCGCAAGCATCAGCGCCGGGCTGGACTACCCGGCGCTGGGCCCTGAACTCGCGGCCCTGGCGCTGGACGGTCAGGTGGAGGTGCGCCGCGCCTCCGATGACGAAGCCCTGGCCGGGGCGCGCCTGCTCTGCGAAAGAGAGGGCATCCTGCCGGCCCTGGAGAGCAGCCACGCCCTGGCCCTGCTGCCCGCCCTCGCTGCCGAAGGCGCCGCCACCATCCTGCTGGGCCTCAGCGGTCGGGGCGACAAGGACCTGTCCACCTATCAGTCGCGCCTGGGGATCTGA
- a CDS encoding phosphoribosylanthranilate isomerase: protein MSLLAKVCGLTTAEDAAFAADQGADLLGFVAHPPSPRHCVDLAVAEAHLDRAVLVSVAERAEDLLEVARRHGFRRVQPYLPAAERECGVALLREAGLFVLLPWPDEPGQAALPADLYLWEASPAQTGVVGGSGQGHGMAFPPPGPFLLAGGLDGASLAPRAAALPPSAGPQLRGFDAASRLESAPGRKDAAKVGAFIAAAHHLEHP from the coding sequence ATGAGCCTGCTGGCCAAGGTCTGCGGCCTCACCACGGCCGAGGATGCGGCCTTCGCCGCGGACCAGGGCGCGGACCTGCTGGGGTTCGTGGCGCATCCCCCCAGCCCGCGTCACTGCGTGGACCTCGCTGTGGCGGAGGCCCATCTGGATCGCGCGGTACTCGTGTCCGTGGCGGAACGCGCTGAAGACCTGCTCGAGGTGGCACGGCGCCATGGGTTCCGCCGCGTGCAGCCCTACCTGCCGGCCGCAGAACGGGAGTGCGGTGTGGCCCTGCTGCGGGAGGCCGGGCTCTTCGTCCTGCTGCCCTGGCCGGATGAGCCCGGCCAGGCGGCCCTTCCTGCGGACCTCTACCTCTGGGAGGCCAGTCCCGCGCAAACGGGTGTGGTCGGGGGCTCGGGGCAGGGCCACGGCATGGCCTTCCCGCCGCCGGGCCCCTTCTTGCTCGCGGGCGGACTGGACGGGGCCTCTCTGGCTCCCCGCGCCGCGGCCCTGCCGCCCTCCGCCGGCCCCCAGTTGCGGGGCTTCGACGCGGCCAGCCGACTGGAGTCGGCCCCGGGCCGCAAAGACGCCGCGAAAGTCGGCGCATTCATCGCCGCCGCCCACCATCTGGAGCACCCATGA